One stretch of Nomascus leucogenys isolate Asia chromosome 9, Asia_NLE_v1, whole genome shotgun sequence DNA includes these proteins:
- the LOC100602080 gene encoding small ubiquitin-related modifier 2-like, whose amino-acid sequence MAGEKPKEGVKTENNDHINLKVVGQDGSVVQFKIKRHTSLSKLMKAYCEQQGLSFEIEDDDTIDVFQQQMGGVY is encoded by the exons ATGGCCGGCGAAAAGCCCAAGGAAGGAGTCAAGACTGAGAACAACGATCATATTAATTTGAAGGTGGTGGGGCAGGATGGTTCTGTGGTGCAGTTTAAGATTAAAAg GCATACATCACTTAGTAAACTAATGAAAGCGTATTGTGAACAACAGGGATTGTCA TTTGAAATAGAGGATGATGATACAATTGATGTGTTCCAACAGCAGATGGGAGGTGTCTACTGA